The Gossypium arboreum isolate Shixiya-1 chromosome 2, ASM2569848v2, whole genome shotgun sequence region ATTAAGATTATcaaacatatttacattttggtaGATGAAAGAAGATTTGCAATTTTATGAAAGTTAGTGCATTGATGATGGAAGAAATATATATGCCAGAAAGGGTTGACCTATATCATagcttttattaataatatacccatatatcataataattaaattagtttTCCATGTTCAACCTAAGAAAATGGCAAAACCCAGAAATCTTTTCACCTGCTGCTCTCTGCTAATGGCAATCATGTTTGGTTTTTCATCATCAGTTCAATTAAATGACCCTGGTATACTTCCTGTTTTATTGTTTtcgtttttatgttttaataatattgggtttttgttttaatatCTGATAATTTCTCCCATAGTTTGGTACTTCTGGTTTTCCCTCTATGCTTGTGCTTGTATTGTCAATCTACTAAACTGGAGAACCTCAGCAAAAGGGTATATCAAACATGTTGCACAAGTGGCACTGTGTCTTGGAGTATTGTTGTTTATTAAGGTTGTGGTTGAAGGTTATGTAAGAAAGATAGCTGGATTGTGGTCATTAGATTTGGCTGAGAGAGTTGTTAGGGAGAAAACAGGGAGTTTGTTGGCTATAATCTCCATGGTTTTGCATTTGGTATGTTTATCAGAACCAGTGGATGTTAAgcaaagaaagaagaggaaaattgtCGGAAGAGGTGTTGTTGCATATGGTGAGTGACACTAGAACCACTTTTGTTTTCTACTTGTTTAAATCACTTTTTGAGCTTCAACTAAATATTTTGGTGCCTAATTCTTTTCTTCCGAGTTAAACAtggtaatatttttaatattggagtttgaacttttttttatttaCGATTGAATTAGGTAATTGTTTTCACATTGAGGGCTTAGACTTCTTTTAATTTAAGGACAATTGTTTTCATATTGGAGACTAAACTTTAAGGTTTTCGGGAAATTTAAAGGATTAActtgaaaaaaaaagtttaagcaTTAATGTAGGAATAATTGTCTAGTTCAAGGTCTAacttagataaaaaaaaaatagatccAGATGTGAAAAAACCTGCGAAGTTGAGGTCCAAAAAGTGATTTAACCTTTTTCCATTTACTTTCATTTCATGTACTTTcagctttcaaggcttaattcTTGAACAGGAATGGCAGGCTTAGTGGCATTCAGTTATGGGCTTCCTTTTGTGTTCTTTGTGATTCAAAAAGGGGAAATGAGGTTCTAAACATCAGATTTGGTGGATTCTGTTTGTTTCTGGAGTTTAATGATATCCATGTTTCAGTTTGTTGTTTCTCAAGAAAATTTGCTTATGACTCACTTGAGGGAACTACATATGACAGTTTTGTTTGTTTTACTATATGTATGGATGTCATGATTGAGTATTTAAGTAACTTAATGAAGATAAAGCACTGTAGGAAGAATTGTTCAAAATTTATACAACAGAGAGCAAACTACAGAGATTAGAGAATGTCACAAAAGGCAAACTACCAGAAAGAGGCAATTCATGCATTAAAAAGAAGACAAAAAACTGCTTTCTAACATACCTAGACCAAGCTATCAACCTAAGAACTGCGATGGaccataaaaaggaaaaaaattcgaCAGCTAACTCGAGATAGAAGAAAAGGAAATAGGGGAGAGGGGAGAGGGGAGAGGGGAGAGTTTAGAAAGAGATCCAGTAAATACATTGCATGCTTTCATCCCATTTCGAAAGAACTACCATAGAACCAATCTGGTTCAGTTGAAAATTCTGTACAGCAAGTTGCATGTTCTGTATGGAGCCTGTTGAACTCCAACTGATAGTGATTTGGCAGTTTATAGTCGCCCTAGTGCAAGAACCACCGGATAAAATGAAGAGCTGTTAGAATGCCAGATTTGATGGAGGTAAAACTCCTATTATGTTAGAGCTTGGTATCCGTAAAGAAAAATCTTAGATGTCATTGAGATCCCATAGTGCTCACTGAGGGTTTAGTAAAGGCGGCCCCTACATGTAGAAGCTCCATATTGACATGGATATCCTTGTCCAGGCAGCAGTTCATATCGATAGTCAAAAGTCAGCTCTTCACCTACAGATATCTGCAAAATAGTGAAATAGGAGGGGAAAGAAATGTCAAAGACATGCCTATTTAAAACCTTCTTTACCCAATTAAACTTTTCTTTTATAACCATCTAAACCACACATCTTATTCCACAAACCATTTTCAACAATAGATCATCCAAGGTTCCATATATGCAACAGATTTGTACTCAATATTTTTGAGAAGTACTTACATCTTGACTGGCATAGAGACCAATGTGAGCTCGGTGACAATCCATGCTGTCCACAAGAACTTGATGATTCACAAGATTTGGCGAGCAGCTAAGAAGAATTCAAGGACAGAACACGAAGCATGAGCGCATCAATAGAAACTTGGGATTTCAAAAGTAGAGATATAGTATCATTCTCTGAACACATCAAGTTGAACTGAGCCACTTAGCTAAACTAATTCCTTCAGAAATGTCATAAATGCTAAAGTCATTATTACACATAAATAGAAAATGGTGAACATAATTAAAATCTCTGGATCTTCAGTCACACAATTTTTATGGCGAAGTTACAACTTGGAAATGCCAGAATGGGAAAACATTTCAGTATGCGATAGCGGATGCATACAAGTGTATCCTCACCTATGATTGATGAACCGGGAAATATTTCCGTATTTGGATGCATCAATAAAATATCGTGCTTGTCCTTCAATTAACAGGCTCATATCATTTATTTGAGAACCAACGTTAAACATATAGTTGCAACCATCTCTACCATACCTGATATTAGATCAGACAGCCTATTCAGCATGAAGCATATAAGCACAAGGTAAAAGCAGATCTCTGTAAATGAAATTGAAACCTGGTAAGCCTCTTGTTTGCCTCTTGCTCGCCTAAGATCTCCCCAAAATATTCACTCACAAATGTGCCACTCAGAATTGGTTCACCAGCCCTGAAGATCAACATGAGCAATGTCAGAGGACACCACTCTAGAATGCAACAAAAAGTTGAAATAATTACCTTATTCCCGGTTTTGAAGACTTCCAGTTTTACACGTACACCTTTTTGCAAAACCCTATTCGGGCATGCTATATTGCAGCTACACTTACGGTTGCATTCATAGACAAGGTAGCCCTCCTCCGCAGTTTCACAAAGGTTTAATCTCAAGACATAAACCAGAATCGAGGAGCACAGGAAGACACCAACAAGGTTACGTATCAGTATATATCTACTTGTGGAAAGCGCATGTATTTCTATAATGttccatttttttttaattattgataTTTAATTTGTATGACCAtgagaaaattttattatttaattaagttttaatttaaaGGAGATTATGTaagtaatttatttgttaattttcataattaatagTAGAGTTTTGACAAAATACTTACTTGGTAGCCATATAATTAACCTAATCCTACTATTATTCTAACTAGAAGTTACTTCACCTGCAAGAAATAAATTCATCCaattgctatatatatataaacttcttCACTGTAATTAACTACATATTCTTTTtgcttatttatttgtttttttttctttttttgatggCCTCTTATGATTTTAGCAgagatattttatttgaaatcttCTCGAGGGCTGAATTGAAAACAATGAAAAAGTGTAGGGTTCTTTCGAAAGAATGCAAGGATCTCACTTACGAATCTAGTTTTATGCGGCTACATTCTGAAAGGACATCAACAATGGTAGGATATTTACTTCAGTCTTCGAGAGTACCGACTCAGTACTTGGTGTCAATAGCCGATTCAGTAAAACCAACTGCGTATTCTCCGTATGTGAGTTATTTTTTACACCACCGTTTTAGGGTTGTAGCAGCGGCCAATGAAGGTTTGGTTTTATGTAGCCTAAGCAAATTTGGAGGTGACTCGTTTTATGTTTATAAACCAACTAGTAATGAAGGAGGGGAAATCCTTCCGCCTCCAAATCCTCGATTTCGGAGGACAAAGATAAGCATGTTGGTGCTGCGATCGAACCCTTTACGGTTCAAAATTGTCCGACTCTCCGACAGCAAGGACGACGCTGTAGATCTCGATTCGAAATATTCCGACGAAGAAGATAATTTCAGTGcattatccaatgaaaaatcatgGCATTGCGAGATATTTGATTCCAAGAGTTGGGAATGGAAACAATCAGACGATTTAAAATTAACCTGCCACTACTCGTTCATGAACACTCAAGATGTTTCTGTGTGCGGTTGCCTCCATTGGCTTATGTTCAACGACCAACAAGACAAGTACACCATATTATCTTTCGACGGAGACAAAGAGGAATGGACAATGACTTCACTGCCGGACTCACTTGGTCGAAAAACTCATCGGGATGATCAAATCGCCCATGTGTCATGCGAAGGGAAACTCGGGTTGATCAACCATAGTTATGAAACTAAGATGCTAGATGTTTGGATTTTAAACCATGAAAAGATTTGGATTAAAAAACACACCATAAATTTGAAAAGCTTTCACGAAAAGGTCCTTCCTTCTCCTTCTccatttctttccttttccttttacaATGCTGACACTCTGTTTATGATGGATTTGGGGTGCAAGTATTCCGTGTGGGTGTATTATTATAATTTCAAGACTGGTGAGTTGAAGGAGATATATGCTGGTAAATTCATTGATTCGGCATATTTTATTCAAGCAGATTCTGAACCTGTTCAGCTAAAGCCCCAGCAATACATATATTAATCTCTTACTGTTTAGTTCTAAAAGTTTAAAGATGTATGTATATCTTATTATATTGTTATTTATATATGAATGTAGTAATAAATTTTTTGAAGTATGCCTCCATTAATACTCTAAGAAAGCCACACAACGATTTGCACACTATTTTGGGGTTTCttcataatataaaaatactGAAGCCTCTATCTATCTATCCACCTGACAAATACTGAAAAATCAAACACCTCAATGGCACTGCTCTAGGAGGAAAAAGAAGTCAAAATATAAACAAGATAGCAATCCTGCATGCAAGCACAGAAAAAATTAAATGGAAGCAACAATGTAGACATCTTTCATGCTTCATCCATTTATAGACTAACAGAAAAAAACTACAAAAAAAATAAATTCCTTATTCAACCACAAAGCATGCAGAACGATACTAACACTATTTCCGGGCCTAGCTTATATGATTACCTATGTTTGCTCAAACTGGGGTCTGGtgctaatattaatatttaacatGTCAGTTTCCAGGAACTGAAGAGAGCTGAATACAGCTATCAAGAGTCCAAAAGGATGTGAAATCTAGTTGTTCAAGCTATGGCACTAAGATGTAAAAGTTTTAAGATATGACAACTTAAGCACACAAATCACGGGTCCTTTTGCTGCACCAAAACTAGTCGACAAGGTTCCAGAAAGTTTTCTTGTGAATACgtgattttgagatttatcccgcTCCTTTATATGTAATTTAAGAGATATTGTAAGCAACATTAAGATATGATAActaaaaattaagttaaaattattattatttttttggtgaAAAGGAATGATACTCAAACTTATTACAAAAATTAACTTGTTCCCCTTAACAGGGAGACCTTATACAAGTACACATCATATGAACTAATGTGAGTAAGTTTAACCAATCTATCCGCATCCTAATTTTTCTCTCTAAAAATGTGACAAATATGCCGGTAATTAAAGCACTCCAACAAATTGATGAATTCTTTGGAATACTAATGCAGAATTATAACCTTTTGGCGTCTTCCTGAATAGCTTGTACCCCACAAGATTATCAAATAGGATTAAAACTCTATCATAACCTTGATCAACTAAGAGAGCCAATTCGCTCAAAATGTCTCATAGCTCAGCATCGAAAATAGAGCAATTACCCAAATATCTATTGTAGCCCAGAATCCACTCCCTATCATGAGAATTTTTCATATTAGTTCTTTCAGATTCCACAAATCTTCCCTAAGTTTCTTGTATGcactcttcaaaaaaaaaaacaaccattcTCCTtaaataaattcaacattgaatcATGCATTATTGGTCTAAATTAATCTTTATAAATCatcataaatatattaaaaggTATCAAATTATAATTTATGATGTATCATAAGTCAAAGATTTACAACTTAAAGTTTTAGTTTTAtgtaattataaaagaaaaagtaaatcaaatcatattaattattattaatgttGATTTAGAAAGATTTGGCTTTATTTAAGTTCTTTAATAAATGCATATAATTTATTTTGGCTCTTATCAACCAACTAAAAAATTGAgctaaattgatttaaaaaaataaatttatataaaaatgaaatatattacacatgattttttaattattgatATTTAATTTGTATTATCATgagaaaattttattatataagttTTAAAGTAGATTATGTaagtaatttatttgttaattttcataaataatggtaaaattttgataaaatactTACTTAGTAGTCAAGTAATTAAAGATGAAGATTTTATAATTAACCTCGTCCTACTATTATTCGAACTAGAAGTTACTTTCCGCGCAAGAAATAAATTCATCCAATTACTATAGATATATATAAACATCTTAACTGTAATTAACTACATATTCTTTTTGCTTTTTTCTTTATCCCAATAGATTGATGGCGTCTTATGATTTTAGCGACGAGATTTTATTTGAAATCTTCTCGAGGGCTGAATTGAAAACAATGAAAAAGTGTAGGGTTCTTTCGAAAGAATGGAAGGATCTCACTTACCAATCTAGTTTTATGCGGCTACATTCTGAAAGGACATCAACAATGGTGGGATATTTAGTTCAACGTTCGAGAATATTTGATCCATTACCACCGGAGTTGGTGTCAATAGTGAGACCCAACCTACTTGGATTGTAGCAGCGGTCAATGGAGGTTTGGTTTTATGTAGCCTAAGCAAATTTGGAGGTAACTCGTTTTATATTTGTAAACCAACTACTCAACAATGGGAAGTCATCCCGTCTCCAAAACCTCAATTTTGGAAGACAAATATAAGCATGTTGGTGCTCGGATAGAACCCTTTACGGTTCAAAATTGTCCGACTCTCCGACAGCAGGTACGACGATATAGGCCGCGTATCAGACCACTCCGAATCGGAATATTCTGACGAAGAAGATGTATCGTGGCACTGCGAGATATTTGATTCCAAGAGTTGGGAATGGAAGCAATCAGACGATTTAAAATTGACATGCCACGACTCTTTCAAGAACACTCAAGTTGTTTCTGCGTGTGGCGGCCTCCATTGGCTTATGTTCAACCACGAACAAGACAAGCACACCATATTATCTTTCGACGGAGACAAAGAGGAATGGGGAATGACTTCACTGCCGGACTCACTTGGTGGAAAAGATCGTCGGTGTCAGATCGCCCATGTGTCATACCAAGGGAAACTCGGGTTGATCACCATAGTTATCAAACTAAGATGCTAGATGTTTGGATTTTAAACTATGAAAAGATTTGGATTAAAAAACACACCATCAATTTGGCAAGCTTTAACGAGAAGGTTCCTCATTCTCGATTTCATTCCTTTTACGGTGCTGACACTGTGTTCATGGTGGATATCGGGTGGGTGTCTTTTTATAATTTCAAGACTCATAAGTTGAATAGGATAATGGTTGGTGGATCGATTGACTCGGCACATTTTATTCAAACAGATTCTGAATCTGTTAAGCTAAAGCCcgagtaatatatatatatat contains the following coding sequences:
- the LOC108485072 gene encoding uncharacterized protein LOC108485072 isoform X1; this translates as MAKPRNLFTCCSLLMAIMFGFSSSVQLNDPVWYFWFSLYACACIVNLLNWRTSAKGYIKHVAQVALCLGVLLFIKVVVEGYVRKIAGLWSLDLAERVVREKTGSLLAIISMVLHLVCLSEPVDVKQRKKRKIVGRGVVAYGMAGLVAFSYGLPFVFFVIQKGEMRF
- the LOC128289408 gene encoding histone-lysine N-methyltransferase SUVR5-like, producing the protein MATKLNLCETAEEGYLVYECNRKCSCNIACPNRVLQKGVRVKLEVFKTGNKVIISTFCCILEWCPLTLLMLIFRAGEPILSGTFVSEYFGEILGEQEANKRLTRYGRDGCNYMFNVGSQINDMSLLIEGQARYFIDASKYGNISRFINHSCSPNLVNHQVLVDSMDCHRAHIGLYASQDISVGEELTFDYRYELLPGQGYPCQYGASTCRGRLY
- the LOC108485072 gene encoding uncharacterized protein LOC108485072 isoform X2, which encodes MAKPRNLFTCCSLLMAIMFGFSSSVQLNDPVWYFWFSLYACACIVNLLNWRTSAKGYIKHVAQVALCLGVLLFIKVVVEGYVRKIAGLWSLDLAERVVREKTGSLLAIISMVLHLVCLSEPVDVKQRKKRKIVGRGVVAYAFKA